A genomic stretch from Antarcticibacterium flavum includes:
- a CDS encoding DUF4960 domain-containing protein has product MRILDLKVVFKLPAILIGISIMMFSCDDSIDDSGFILDVPVNIESFSLHGEEGQIDQASGEITFIMPYNTNITGIVPTVELPGSATLTPSVDVPRDFTQEVTYTVVNGNLYKNYVVKVEVLKPILNFSINGVAGAINHTNRTINLLMPEGTNLSNLQPEIEISDGLTISPSSGTSIDFSEPVIFTINANDHTLEYTVNVTTPATGVKIGYLGVASNRSSISDPDEKAAADWLFSTFGEVEYISFEDVATGTNLSNFAVIWWHFDEAQDLPEIAYNPEVLNSLKNFRNEGGGLLLTTFAALLVDELGIVPAGHQPNNVFGDFGTGGFVDENNNWGISFRGHEEHPLFVGLETFENGKANFLEKGTFRQNHTAWWFLPEWGNYGNGEGWRNQTGGINLASESWDDNLDGRVAIAEFNGTEAQGNVIVIGFGAYDWYNETDADGNESQANAFLPNIKRLTENAIYYLGGGEEELGEEE; this is encoded by the coding sequence ATGAGAATTTTAGATCTTAAGGTAGTTTTTAAATTGCCTGCAATCCTGATAGGAATTTCAATAATGATGTTTTCATGTGACGATTCAATAGATGACTCTGGTTTTATTTTAGATGTTCCTGTAAATATTGAATCTTTTAGTCTTCACGGTGAGGAAGGCCAAATAGATCAAGCTTCAGGAGAAATAACATTCATTATGCCTTATAATACTAATATAACAGGTATAGTGCCTACAGTGGAACTTCCAGGATCAGCTACTTTGACTCCTTCTGTCGATGTTCCAAGGGATTTTACTCAGGAAGTGACATATACCGTGGTGAACGGAAACCTCTATAAAAATTATGTAGTGAAAGTGGAAGTTTTAAAACCAATCCTTAACTTTTCCATCAATGGGGTAGCCGGGGCCATTAATCACACTAACCGTACAATAAATTTATTAATGCCAGAAGGCACCAATCTTTCTAACTTACAACCGGAGATAGAAATTTCCGATGGATTGACTATTAGCCCATCTTCCGGCACCAGCATAGATTTTTCGGAACCGGTTATTTTTACAATAAATGCGAATGATCATACCCTTGAATATACTGTAAATGTAACTACCCCTGCCACAGGAGTGAAGATAGGATATCTCGGAGTTGCTTCTAATAGAAGTTCTATTTCCGACCCTGATGAAAAGGCCGCCGCAGACTGGTTATTTAGTACTTTTGGAGAAGTGGAATATATTTCTTTTGAAGATGTAGCCACCGGTACCAATCTCAGCAATTTTGCTGTTATCTGGTGGCATTTTGATGAGGCTCAGGACCTTCCGGAAATTGCATATAATCCTGAGGTGTTGAACTCCCTCAAAAATTTTCGTAATGAAGGTGGCGGTCTCTTGTTAACTACTTTTGCGGCCCTCCTTGTAGATGAGCTAGGTATTGTTCCCGCAGGTCACCAGCCAAACAATGTCTTTGGTGATTTTGGGACAGGCGGTTTTGTGGATGAGAATAACAATTGGGGTATATCTTTTAGGGGCCATGAAGAGCATCCTCTTTTTGTAGGGCTTGAAACTTTCGAGAACGGCAAAGCCAATTTCCTTGAAAAAGGTACTTTCCGACAAAATCATACTGCCTGGTGGTTCCTTCCTGAGTGGGGAAATTATGGTAATGGCGAAGGCTGGAGAAACCAGACGGGGGGAATTAATTTAGCTAGTGAATCCTGGGATGATAATCTAGATGGTCGTGTGGCTATTGCAGAATTCAATGGTACGGAAGCCCAGGGAAATGTCATTGTTATAGGTTTTGGAGCATACGACTGGTATAATGAAACTGATGCCGATGGAAATGAGAGCCAGGCAAATGCATTTCTCCCGAATATCAAAAGGTTGACAGAAAACGCTATTTATTACCTTGGAGGAGGAGAAGAAGAACTAGGAGAAGAAGAATAG
- a CDS encoding glycoside hydrolase family 32 protein, translating into MMNFKSTVLIMVIIMSGCSEDRIEPEVPPTNKETETDFYPKPPSGWMGESNPYNTTGWVGDIMPYYDNGVFHIFFLHDAQIKPGGEGFHPIHKFESQNLVDFSYQGEMIPYGTTNEADFAIGTGSPVKVGDTYYFYYTGHNGNSGFVQNNPRESVLLATSTDLENWTKQKDFKITAPMGYYDFDFRDPHVFYNSEESEYWMIISTQTSARKAVALLYTTQDPTTHQWELQEPLYTTTEEENYLMLECVDMFRMGNYWYMLFSENWNEKATHYRISTSSRGPWIKPEIDVMDGEFLYAAKTASDGDNRYLFGWTARRSPETNNGNKEWAGNMVIHQLTQESDGTLGINIPNRVVNVFTDAIPLEIQNSQGSVTGSENNFILNGNPETALQTFTILNGTRMINTNLSIDNLTGAAGFVLNAASASEQSYQILIEPSQERVAAYRISGGTAELVNQRSIVVEDDFQMELVIEGSIVVLYINGKAAFSNRVYDAIGKEWGIIAKGTSATFENLNVVKP; encoded by the coding sequence ATGATGAATTTTAAATCAACAGTACTTATTATGGTAATCATTATGAGTGGCTGCAGTGAAGATAGAATTGAGCCCGAAGTACCTCCGACTAACAAGGAAACTGAGACCGACTTTTATCCAAAACCGCCATCGGGGTGGATGGGGGAATCGAATCCTTACAACACTACAGGATGGGTAGGAGATATCATGCCATACTATGACAATGGAGTGTTTCATATATTCTTCCTGCATGATGCACAAATTAAACCGGGAGGAGAAGGATTTCATCCTATTCATAAGTTTGAGAGCCAGAATTTGGTAGATTTTTCATATCAAGGTGAAATGATCCCTTACGGTACTACGAACGAAGCAGATTTTGCAATTGGCACAGGCTCTCCAGTAAAAGTGGGAGATACTTATTATTTCTATTACACAGGACACAATGGCAATTCAGGCTTTGTTCAAAATAATCCGCGAGAGAGTGTGCTGTTGGCAACCAGTACAGACCTGGAAAACTGGACCAAGCAAAAAGATTTTAAAATAACTGCTCCCATGGGATATTACGATTTCGATTTCCGTGACCCACACGTTTTTTATAATTCCGAGGAAAGTGAGTACTGGATGATCATAAGCACTCAAACCTCTGCTCGCAAGGCAGTCGCATTACTGTATACCACTCAAGACCCCACAACACATCAATGGGAACTTCAGGAGCCTTTATATACCACTACAGAGGAAGAGAATTACCTTATGTTGGAATGTGTTGACATGTTCAGGATGGGTAATTACTGGTATATGTTATTTTCAGAGAATTGGAATGAGAAAGCTACTCACTACCGGATTTCCACCTCTTCCAGAGGGCCCTGGATTAAACCAGAAATAGATGTGATGGATGGCGAATTTCTATATGCAGCAAAAACAGCCAGCGATGGTGACAACCGCTATCTTTTCGGCTGGACAGCAAGGAGGTCTCCAGAGACTAATAATGGAAACAAGGAATGGGCAGGAAATATGGTAATACACCAGCTTACGCAGGAATCAGATGGCACCCTGGGAATTAATATTCCGAATCGGGTTGTAAATGTCTTTACAGATGCTATTCCTTTGGAAATTCAAAATAGTCAAGGATCTGTTACAGGAAGTGAAAATAATTTTATTTTAAATGGAAACCCAGAAACAGCACTGCAAACCTTCACTATCCTAAATGGAACTAGAATGATTAATACAAATCTCAGCATTGATAACTTAACAGGTGCAGCAGGTTTTGTGCTTAACGCAGCCTCAGCTTCCGAACAAAGCTATCAAATTCTCATTGAACCTTCACAGGAACGGGTTGCGGCATACCGAATTTCAGGAGGAACTGCGGAATTAGTAAATCAAAGGTCTATTGTAGTGGAGGATGATTTTCAAATGGAACTGGTGATCGAAGGTTCCATCGTTGTTCTTTACATTAATGGGAAAGCAGCTTTTAGCAACCGGGTTTATGATGCCATTGGAAAAGAATGGGGAATAATAGCTAAGGGGACATCTGCAACTTTTGAAAACCTTAATGTTGTAAAGCCTTAA
- a CDS encoding HAD-IIA family hydrolase: MKKGFLIDMDGVIYGNDTLIPGADKFIEQLQKKKIPFLFMTNNSQRTPLDTVNKVAKMGIKIKEQNVYTSAMATASFLSFMEPKGTAYVLGEGGLITSLSQEGYILVNNNPDFVVVGEGRNFTLEMVNNAVDMILNGAKLIATNLDPSPKKTGWTNLGIKAVVAMIEEATGKKAFSVGKPSPVMMRSARKYLGLEAKETIIIGDTMDTDILGGVQLGYTTILTLSGVSKKENLIDYAFKPDLIVNSVAEIDLETVLNLQ; the protein is encoded by the coding sequence ATGAAAAAAGGATTTTTAATAGATATGGACGGGGTGATCTATGGGAATGACACCCTTATCCCGGGAGCAGATAAATTTATTGAGCAGCTTCAAAAAAAGAAGATCCCGTTCCTTTTTATGACCAACAACAGCCAGCGTACCCCGCTGGATACAGTGAATAAGGTCGCGAAAATGGGAATTAAGATCAAGGAACAGAATGTCTATACCAGCGCCATGGCCACTGCTTCTTTCCTGTCCTTCATGGAACCAAAAGGCACGGCCTATGTCCTTGGCGAGGGAGGACTCATTACGAGCCTCTCACAGGAAGGTTATATCCTGGTAAACAATAATCCCGATTTTGTAGTAGTGGGCGAAGGCAGGAACTTCACTCTGGAGATGGTGAATAATGCTGTGGATATGATCCTTAACGGAGCAAAGCTTATCGCAACAAACCTTGATCCCTCTCCCAAGAAAACAGGATGGACAAACCTGGGGATTAAAGCGGTGGTGGCAATGATCGAGGAAGCCACCGGAAAGAAAGCTTTTTCTGTAGGGAAACCAAGTCCTGTTATGATGCGCTCTGCCCGCAAATACCTGGGCCTGGAAGCAAAAGAGACAATTATTATTGGAGATACGATGGATACAGATATCCTTGGAGGTGTCCAATTGGGATATACCACAATCCTGACCCTGAGCGGGGTTTCTAAAAAGGAAAATTTAATAGATTACGCCTTTAAACCAGACCTTATTGTAAATTCAGTTGCAGAAATTGACCTGGAAACAGTACTTAACCTGCAGTAA
- a CDS encoding carbohydrate kinase family protein: MSIKAICFGEVLWDVFPDKEERIGGAPLNVASRLSAAGIEAAMISKVGDDEKGEKAISFLKENGVDTPLIEMDAEQPTGIVLVTLDKQGSAYYDIAHPAAWDRIELKPEMKSAVAHSDAFIYGSLACRDEISRNTLFALLEEDCYKIFDVNLRPPHYKTAVLEHLMHKAHFIKFNDDELYEIAKEVGSPYNSLEQNLHYIAEKTKTATICVTKGRHGAVLLRDDKLYYNSGFKIKVRDTVGAGDSFLASLIAGLLKEEEPQKALDYACAIGALVASREGANPELTEKEVAEFMEPGE; encoded by the coding sequence ATGAGCATAAAAGCTATTTGTTTTGGAGAAGTGCTTTGGGATGTTTTTCCAGATAAGGAGGAGAGAATTGGAGGCGCCCCTTTGAATGTGGCCTCCCGGCTGAGCGCTGCGGGAATAGAGGCTGCTATGATAAGCAAGGTGGGAGATGATGAAAAAGGAGAAAAAGCCATCTCCTTTTTGAAAGAAAATGGAGTGGATACACCATTAATAGAAATGGATGCTGAACAACCTACCGGGATTGTTCTTGTAACATTGGATAAACAAGGATCTGCTTATTATGATATCGCCCACCCTGCTGCCTGGGACAGGATAGAGTTAAAACCTGAAATGAAAAGTGCCGTCGCCCATAGTGATGCATTTATTTACGGCAGTCTTGCCTGCAGGGATGAAATTAGCAGAAATACCCTTTTTGCACTCCTTGAGGAAGATTGCTATAAGATCTTTGACGTGAACCTTAGGCCTCCTCATTATAAAACTGCTGTACTCGAACATTTGATGCACAAGGCACACTTTATAAAATTCAATGATGATGAATTATATGAGATAGCAAAAGAAGTGGGGTCTCCATATAATTCCCTCGAGCAAAACCTGCATTATATTGCAGAAAAGACCAAAACTGCTACAATATGTGTGACTAAAGGCAGGCATGGTGCAGTGCTTTTAAGAGATGATAAGCTTTATTACAATAGTGGTTTCAAAATAAAGGTCAGGGACACGGTAGGTGCCGGAGATTCTTTTCTGGCCTCTTTAATTGCAGGTTTGCTGAAGGAAGAAGAACCTCAAAAAGCACTGGATTACGCCTGTGCCATAGGAGCTTTGGTAGCCTCCCGCGAAGGAGCAAACCCGGAACTTACAGAGAAGGAGGTTGCAGAGTTTATGGAGCCGGGGGAGTAG
- a CDS encoding type 1 glutamine amidotransferase domain-containing protein, with product MKVLMVLTSHDKLGDTGKKTGFWVEEFAAPYYVLADAGVEVTLASPKGGQPPIDPSSTTEDAQTEATKRFDKDKELQEKLSKTKKLEEVKAADFDGVFYPGGHGPLWDLATNLESIELIQDFYNEMKPMALVCHAPAALANTKYNNEPLVRGKDVTGFTNSEEAAVGLTDVVPFLIEDKMNQLGANYSKADDWQSYVKVDGKLITGQNPASSEEAAKALLRFL from the coding sequence ATGAAAGTATTAATGGTGTTAACCTCTCACGACAAACTGGGTGACACAGGAAAGAAAACCGGATTTTGGGTGGAGGAATTTGCAGCACCTTATTATGTACTGGCCGATGCCGGCGTAGAAGTCACCCTGGCTTCTCCAAAAGGTGGTCAGCCGCCAATTGACCCTTCCAGTACTACAGAAGATGCACAAACAGAAGCTACCAAACGTTTCGATAAGGATAAGGAATTACAGGAAAAGCTTTCCAAAACAAAGAAACTCGAGGAAGTAAAGGCTGCCGATTTCGACGGTGTTTTCTACCCCGGTGGCCACGGACCTTTATGGGACCTTGCGACAAACCTTGAGTCCATAGAGCTCATCCAGGATTTTTATAATGAGATGAAACCCATGGCACTGGTATGTCACGCCCCCGCGGCCCTGGCAAATACCAAGTATAATAATGAGCCTCTGGTAAGAGGAAAAGATGTGACAGGCTTCACAAATTCAGAAGAAGCAGCAGTGGGTTTAACAGATGTTGTTCCATTTTTAATTGAAGATAAAATGAATCAGCTAGGCGCCAACTACAGCAAAGCCGATGACTGGCAGTCCTACGTGAAAGTGGACGGAAAACTCATCACCGGCCAAAACCCCGCTTCCTCAGAAGAAGCAGCAAAAGCATTGCTTAGGTTTTTGTAG
- a CDS encoding MBG domain-containing protein codes for MAEFLLFKRAGLLNFTLTFITSIFLVTAGWGQSVTTDKLDYAPGEIAIISGSGWTGDSMIDIHMDEDPPLHEDHEHDFDDVPVNADGTWSVEFPIEEYHLGVTFYVTVTGQQTGMTAEHVFTDNGFFAITINPISSEASEIQKYIITIKNSENNSGNSVKFGSFQILLPGGYANPTAIENFKINNNSTTRFTTYNGGSYSNGYNSINRYIGITSIGNTSNNDNRLVKGEVLTFEVTTVNPGAGDYTWTTGASNNLFSSFNNNGSIEGNQPVVKIISSCNAPTINENPENQTITYGENISFSVDAEGDGLEYQWQVDTGDGFENVNNGGFYSGAESATLNIISPTVAMHEFKYRVVVSGDCDADAVSEAAVLTVTPKALEVIASSDSKEYGSEYTFDGTEFTTEGLVNDDAVTSATITSTGSGATAAVANYDINISAAQGTGLGNYTITYTKGNLEVTPKALEVIANSDSKEYGSEYTFDGTEFTTEGLVNDDAVTSATITSAGSGATAVVDNYDIDISAAVGTGLGNYTITYTEGNLEVTPKALEVIANSDSKEYGSEYTFDGTEFTTEGLVNDDAVTSATITSTGSAATAAVANYDINISAAQGIGLGNYTITYTKGNLEVTPKALEVIANSDSKEYGSEYTFDGTEFTTEGLVNDDAVTSATITSTGSAATAAVANYDINISAAQGIGLGNYTITYTKGNLEVTPKALEVIANSDSKEYGSEYTFDGTEFTTEGLVNDDAVTSATITSTGSAATAAVANYDINISAAQGIGLGNYTITYTKGNLEVTPKALEVIANSDSKEYGSEYTFDGTEFTTEGLVNDDAVTSATITSTGSAATAAVANYDINISAAQGIGLGNYTITYTKGNLEVTPKALEVIANSDSKEYGSEYTFDGTEFTTEGLVNDDTVTSATITSAGSGATAAVANYDINISAAQGTGLGNYTITYTEGNLEVTPKALEVIANSDSKEYGFEYTFDGTEFTTEGLVNDDAVTSATITSAGSGATAVVDNYDIDISAAVGTGLGNYTITYTEGNLEVTPKALEVIANSDSKEYGSEYTFDGTEFTTEGLVNDDAVTSATITSTGSAATAAVANYDINISAAQGIGLGNYTITYTKGNLEVTPKALEVIANSDSKEYGSEYTFDGTEFTTEGLVNDDAVTSATITSAGSGATAVVDNYDIDISAAVGTGLGNYAITYAKGNLEVTPKSLEVIANSDSKVYGSEYTFDGTEFTTEGLVNDDAVTSATITSTGSAATAAVANYDINISAAQGIGLGNYTITYTEGNLEVTKKGLEVTAVADDITYGDAAPTVTVEYSGFVNNDDADDLDNTGFALGTDYTQFDAVGTYNTTITITTAEDNNYNFTPLTSSTFTVGQKELTITANDLSKYCGQTIIFGGTEFSQIGLVGGDVIESATISSNGAGASAEPAGSPYVIIIEDAIGTGLSNYTITYETGELTVNPVSLDLTNAQNPRSINEDVIIKIGVSDGATQVSGALVTLKVEGKGSFEATSSNGIATFNLGKLPAELYAVTVQAGGCETSAEVYLPIYDPNGGFVTGGGWIDSPAGAMTGDYETAAGKANFGFNAKYKNGKNNTTEVDGSTNFQFKDGDFHFKSSKHEDESLIISGAKATFRGVGTVNGKGNHQFRIIAIDGDVSGGGGTDKFRIMVWDDNSSSTLIYDNKRGIAESSDDATVLGGGSIVIHKPKGGNNKTAEVNEKITVAESKEEIVQLDILGNLAVAPNPVRHEAKVRFSLIEDAGVTVRLYDFNGREIQTLYTGNAKAHQVYEAAFQRNNSMSGIYIVKLTTDRGHSYNKQVIFE; via the coding sequence ATGGCTGAATTTTTACTTTTTAAAAGGGCGGGATTGCTAAATTTCACCCTAACATTTATTACCTCGATCTTCCTGGTTACTGCGGGGTGGGGGCAGAGTGTCACCACAGATAAGCTGGATTATGCACCAGGGGAAATAGCGATTATCTCCGGTTCCGGGTGGACCGGGGATTCTATGATCGACATTCACATGGATGAAGATCCGCCGCTGCATGAAGATCACGAACATGACTTTGATGATGTTCCAGTTAATGCCGATGGCACCTGGAGTGTGGAATTTCCTATTGAGGAATATCACCTTGGGGTAACATTTTATGTTACGGTGACGGGGCAGCAGACTGGTATGACGGCGGAGCATGTTTTTACGGATAATGGTTTTTTTGCAATTACAATTAATCCGATTAGTAGTGAAGCTTCTGAGATTCAAAAGTATATTATTACAATAAAGAATTCAGAGAATAATTCAGGAAATTCCGTTAAGTTTGGATCATTTCAAATTCTTTTACCAGGAGGATATGCTAATCCAACAGCTATAGAGAATTTTAAAATTAATAATAATTCAACCACCAGATTCACCACTTATAATGGAGGCTCTTACTCTAATGGATATAACTCCATCAATCGTTATATTGGAATCACCTCAATAGGTAACACCAGTAATAATGATAACAGACTAGTAAAAGGAGAAGTTTTAACTTTTGAAGTAACTACTGTGAACCCTGGGGCTGGAGACTATACTTGGACGACTGGAGCATCAAACAACCTTTTTTCATCTTTTAATAATAATGGTTCCATTGAAGGTAACCAACCTGTGGTAAAAATAATATCTTCATGTAATGCTCCAACAATTAATGAAAATCCAGAAAATCAGACTATAACTTATGGGGAAAATATCTCTTTTTCTGTTGATGCTGAGGGTGATGGGTTAGAATATCAATGGCAGGTAGATACAGGTGATGGTTTTGAAAATGTAAATAATGGTGGATTTTATTCTGGGGCAGAAAGTGCAACTTTAAATATAATTAGCCCAACTGTTGCAATGCACGAATTTAAATATCGTGTGGTTGTTTCTGGAGATTGTGATGCAGATGCTGTGAGTGAGGCTGCTGTTTTAACTGTAACTCCAAAAGCACTTGAGGTTATAGCCAGCAGTGACAGTAAAGAATACGGTTCTGAATATACATTTGACGGAACAGAGTTCACTACCGAAGGTCTTGTTAATGACGATGCAGTTACATCTGCTACGATTACTTCCACCGGATCAGGTGCTACTGCTGCAGTTGCAAACTACGACATCAATATCAGCGCCGCGCAGGGTACAGGACTTGGAAACTATACGATCACTTATACTAAAGGTAACCTGGAGGTGACTCCAAAAGCACTAGAAGTTATAGCCAACAGTGACAGTAAAGAATACGGTTCTGAATATACATTTGACGGAACAGAGTTCACTACCGAAGGTCTTGTTAATGACGATGCAGTTACATCTGCTACCATTACTTCCGCCGGATCAGGTGCTACTGCCGTAGTTGACAATTATGACATTGATATCAGTGCTGCGGTTGGAACAGGACTTGGGAACTATACCATCACTTATACTGAAGGTAATCTGGAGGTGACTCCAAAAGCACTTGAGGTTATTGCCAACAGTGACAGTAAAGAATACGGTTCTGAATATACTTTTGACGGAACAGAGTTCACTACCGAAGGTCTTGTTAATGACGATGCAGTTACATCTGCTACCATTACTTCCACAGGCTCAGCCGCTACTGCTGCAGTTGCAAACTACGACATCAATATCAGCGCCGCGCAGGGTATAGGACTTGGAAACTATACGATCACTTATACTAAAGGTAACCTGGAGGTGACTCCAAAAGCACTAGAAGTTATAGCCAACAGTGACAGTAAAGAATACGGTTCTGAATATACTTTCGACGGAACAGAGTTCACTACCGAAGGTCTTGTTAATGACGATGCAGTTACATCTGCTACCATTACTTCCACAGGCTCAGCCGCTACTGCTGCAGTTGCAAACTACGACATCAATATCAGCGCCGCGCAGGGTATAGGACTTGGAAACTATACGATCACTTATACTAAAGGTAACCTGGAGGTGACTCCAAAAGCACTAGAAGTTATAGCCAACAGTGACAGTAAAGAATACGGTTCTGAATATACTTTCGACGGAACAGAGTTCACTACCGAAGGTCTTGTTAATGACGATGCAGTTACATCTGCTACCATTACTTCCACAGGCTCAGCCGCTACTGCTGCAGTTGCAAACTACGACATCAATATCAGCGCCGCGCAGGGTATAGGACTTGGAAACTATACGATCACTTATACTAAAGGTAACCTGGAGGTGACTCCAAAAGCACTAGAAGTTATAGCCAACAGTGACAGTAAAGAATACGGTTCTGAATATACTTTTGACGGAACAGAGTTCACTACCGAAGGTCTTGTTAATGACGATGCAGTTACATCTGCTACCATTACTTCCACAGGCTCAGCCGCTACTGCTGCAGTTGCAAACTACGACATCAATATCAGCGCCGCGCAGGGTATAGGACTTGGAAACTATACGATCACTTATACTAAAGGTAACCTGGAGGTGACTCCAAAAGCACTAGAAGTTATAGCCAACAGTGACAGTAAAGAATACGGTTCTGAATATACATTTGACGGAACAGAGTTCACTACCGAAGGTCTTGTTAATGACGATACAGTTACATCTGCTACCATTACTTCCGCCGGATCAGGTGCTACTGCTGCAGTTGCGAACTACGACATCAATATTAGCGCCGCGCAGGGCACAGGACTTGGGAACTATACCATCACTTATACTGAAGGTAATCTGGAGGTGACTCCAAAAGCACTTGAGGTTATTGCCAACAGTGACAGTAAGGAGTACGGTTTTGAATATACTTTTGACGGAACAGAGTTCACTACCGAAGGTCTTGTTAATGACGATGCAGTTACATCTGCTACGATTACTTCAGCCGGATCAGGTGCTACAGCCGTAGTTGACAATTATGACATTGATATCAGTGCTGCGGTTGGAACAGGACTTGGGAACTATACCATCACTTATACTGAAGGTAATCTGGAGGTGACTCCAAAAGCACTTGAGGTTATTGCCAACAGTGACAGTAAAGAATACGGTTCTGAATATACTTTTGACGGAACAGAGTTCACTACCGAAGGTCTTGTTAATGACGATGCAGTTACATCTGCTACCATTACTTCCACAGGCTCAGCCGCTACTGCTGCAGTTGCAAACTACGACATCAATATCAGCGCCGCGCAGGGTATAGGACTTGGAAACTATACGATCACTTATACTAAAGGTAACCTGGAGGTGACTCCAAAAGCACTAGAAGTTATAGCCAACAGTGACAGTAAAGAATACGGTTCTGAATATACTTTTGACGGAACAGAGTTCACTACCGAAGGTCTTGTTAATGACGATGCAGTTACATCTGCTACCATTACTTCAGCCGGATCAGGTGCTACAGCCGTAGTTGACAATTATGACATTGATATCAGTGCTGCGGTTGGAACAGGCCTTGGGAACTATGCGATCACTTATGCTAAAGGTAACCTGGAGGTGACTCCAAAATCACTTGAGGTTATTGCGAACAGTGACAGTAAAGTTTACGGTTCTGAATATACTTTCGACGGAACAGAGTTCACTACCGAAGGTCTTGTTAATGACGATGCAGTTACATCTGCTACCATCACTTCCACCGGCTCAGCCGCTACTGCTGCAGTTGCAAACTACGACATCAATATCAGCGCCGCGCAGGGTATAGGACTTGGAAACTATACCATCACTTATACTGAAGGTAACCTGGAGGTGACTAAAAAGGGTCTTGAGGTAACTGCTGTTGCAGATGATATCACTTATGGTGATGCTGCACCAACAGTAACGGTTGAGTACAGTGGATTTGTAAACAATGACGATGCTGATGATCTTGACAACACAGGTTTTGCTCTTGGCACAGATTATACCCAGTTCGATGCTGTTGGAACTTATAACACGACCATCACTATTACAACAGCCGAAGACAACAACTACAACTTTACTCCGCTAACATCAAGCACTTTTACAGTTGGACAAAAAGAGTTGACTATAACCGCTAATGATCTTTCAAAATATTGCGGCCAAACAATAATCTTTGGTGGTACAGAGTTTAGCCAAATTGGTCTTGTGGGCGGGGATGTAATTGAATCTGCTACCATTTCTTCTAATGGTGCAGGAGCTTCAGCTGAACCAGCAGGTTCTCCCTATGTTATTATCATTGAGGATGCTATTGGAACAGGATTAAGCAATTATACTATTACTTATGAAACAGGTGAATTAACAGTTAATCCTGTCAGTCTCGACCTAACCAATGCCCAAAACCCACGCAGTATCAATGAAGACGTGATAATTAAGATTGGAGTAAGCGATGGTGCAACCCAAGTTTCTGGAGCACTGGTAACTTTAAAAGTAGAGGGAAAAGGCTCTTTCGAGGCAACTTCTTCCAATGGAATAGCAACTTTCAACCTTGGAAAATTACCGGCAGAACTTTATGCGGTAACTGTACAAGCCGGAGGATGTGAAACAAGTGCTGAAGTTTATCTTCCTATTTACGATCCCAATGGTGGATTCGTAACTGGTGGAGGATGGATAGATTCTCCCGCAGGTGCTATGACGGGTGATTATGAAACAGCAGCCGGAAAAGCCAATTTCGGATTCAACGCTAAATACAAAAATGGTAAGAACAACACGACTGAAGTAGATGGAAGCACAAACTTCCAGTTCAAGGATGGGGACTTCCACTTTAAAAGCTCAAAGCACGAAGATGAATCATTGATCATCTCCGGGGCTAAAGCAACTTTCAGAGGGGTGGGAACTGTTAATGGAAAAGGAAATCACCAGTTCAGGATCATTGCAATAGATGGCGATGTAAGTGGAGGTGGAGGAACTGATAAATTCCGAATCATGGTTTGGGATGACAATTCTTCAAGCACTCTTATCTACGATAACAAACGCGGAATTGCGGAAAGCTCCGATGACGCTACTGTTCTTGGCGGTGGTTCCATTGTGATCCACAAACCAAAAGGTGGTAACAACAAAACGGCTGAAGTCAATGAGAAAATAACCGTTGCTGAAAGCAAAGAGGAGATCGTACAACTGGATATCCTGGGCAATCTTGCCGTGGCGCCAAACCCGGTGAGACATGAAGCGAAGGTTAGGTTCAGCTTGATCGAGGATGCGGGAGTTACTGTAAGACTCTACGACTTTAACGGCAGGGAGATACAAACCCTCTATACCGGAAATGCAAAGGCACACCAGGTATATGAAGCAGCCTTCCAGCGTAATAACTCAATGAGCGGAATTTATATTGTGAAGCTAACAACAGATCGTGGCCACTCTTATAATAAGCAGGTGATATTTGAATAA